The Thermodesulfatator atlanticus DSM 21156 DNA window AAGGTTCCTAGTGCATTTACTTCAAAATCAAGTCTTGGATTTTCTATAGATGTTGTCATTGCTACCTGTCCAGCCAAGTGAAAAATAACATCTGGTTTTTCTTCTTTTATTACTTTCTCTATGTCTTCTCTGTTTCTTATATCCCCATGCACAAATCTAAAATCGCCTTGTTGTTTTAACCATTCTAAATTCTCATATGAACCAATCCGATAAAGATTATCAAATATTATAAGTTCCTCTCTTTTTCTCAAAACTTCAGATGCTAAGTTAGAACCCAAAAATCCACAACCACCTGTTATCAAATATTTCATCGGTATACACCTATATCATTTAAAATTTTTGGCAAAAGCAAATTATTTGTTCAATCATATAATCTACCATGACATCTGTAAGTCCTGGGTAAACTCCAACCCAAAATGTATCCATCATGACCTTATTCGTATTCTTCAGCTCTCCCACTACCCGATATTCGTAACCCCCATCTACCATAGCTGGCTGTCTGGTAATATTCCCAGCAAAGATCATTCTTGTCTGTATTCCTTTTTCTTCAAGATAAGAAACTATCTCCTTCCGTGTAAACGGAGCACCATCACGGATTGTAAGCACAAACCCAAACGGCGAAGGATGAGCATTTTCAGGATATCGCGGCAGAATAAAAAATTCTTCCAGTTCTTTTAAGCCCTCATAAAGCTTCTGCCAATTTCTGCGCCTTGTTTCTACAAAACCTGCAAGCTTCTCGAGCTGGGCAACTCCAACGGCTGCCTGCATATCCGTAATCTTTAGATTATATCCAAGGTGTGAGTAAATATATTTGTGATCATAACCCTCCGGTAAATCTCCAAGCTTCTGGGAAAATCTCTTCCCACACGTATTGTCTTTTCCCGGCTCGCACCAGCAATCCCTCCCCCAGTCCCTAAAAGAGAGAAGAATTCTATAAAGCCTCGTATCGTCTGTATATACAGCTCCCCCTTCCCCCATCGTTATGTGATGTGCTGGATAAAAACTTGAAGTCCCAATATGCCCAAAAGTGCCAGTGAACCGCCTGCCGCTTACAACCTTGCCGTTTATAAGTTTGTACTCTCTTTTAAGGGTATATTCCGCACCAAGGGCATCACAATTATCTTCTATTACCCAGAGATTGTATTTTTCCGCTATCTC harbors:
- the rfbH gene encoding lipopolysaccharide biosynthesis protein RfbH, coding for MREGEIWWVEAGYTDRNRRKARPVVVVKVLERDAFYYLPLTSQKINSLKEGEILLTHEDMESGTIKTSKVLVFKGCICNRKYLLKKIGKLKRASFDKVVRELIFYHTKNYVKIFHTSSPFTPGKTRINYAGRVYNEKEIQNLVDSALDFWLTAGRFDREFCAKFSQYLNVKHVLTCNSGSSANLLAVSALTSHKLREFKLNPGDEIITVAAGFPTTVAPIIQNNLVPVFVDIELGTYNINTDLLEGAISPRNKAIFLAHTLGIPFNLDRVLEIAEKYNLWVIEDNCDALGAEYTLKREYKLINGKVVSGRRFTGTFGHIGTSSFYPAHHITMGEGGAVYTDDTRLYRILLSFRDWGRDCWCEPGKDNTCGKRFSQKLGDLPEGYDHKYIYSHLGYNLKITDMQAAVGVAQLEKLAGFVETRRRNWQKLYEGLKELEEFFILPRYPENAHPSPFGFVLTIRDGAPFTRKEIVSYLEEKGIQTRMIFAGNITRQPAMVDGGYEYRVVGELKNTNKVMMDTFWVGVYPGLTDVMVDYMIEQIICFCQKF